One genomic segment of Clostridium saccharoperbutylacetonicum N1-4(HMT) includes these proteins:
- a CDS encoding Fe-only nitrogenase accessory AnfO family protein: MDIVAVLLNNHKETCSWQTNGTVILYEKSNGKWLKAKSIPYELRLDDYDLNFIRTYYTNLLSELVNCKIFVAKKISGFLINFLDFNGFTIYEFTGTPINFLDSILDSEKRKQEKKIFLQSQTIDMFAPQKVDKFGNYKLDLYKILQSNEKITSKQLIIPFLKKEDVKNLEIICDHIPKWFDKSLPEIGFNYQISSNTNELMTVNISPS; the protein is encoded by the coding sequence ATGGATATAGTTGCAGTTTTATTAAATAATCACAAAGAAACTTGCAGTTGGCAAACTAATGGCACAGTGATATTATACGAAAAATCTAATGGAAAATGGTTAAAGGCCAAAAGCATCCCCTATGAACTTCGATTAGATGATTATGATTTGAATTTTATAAGAACTTATTATACAAATTTATTATCTGAGCTTGTTAATTGCAAAATCTTTGTAGCAAAAAAAATTTCTGGATTCTTAATAAATTTTTTAGATTTTAACGGTTTTACAATATATGAATTTACTGGAACACCTATTAATTTTTTAGATTCAATATTAGATTCCGAAAAGAGAAAACAAGAAAAGAAAATTTTTTTACAATCACAAACCATAGACATGTTTGCGCCCCAAAAAGTAGACAAATTCGGTAATTATAAGCTTGATTTATATAAAATTTTACAATCTAATGAAAAAATCACATCTAAACAACTAATAATTCCCTTTTTGAAAAAAGAGGATGTAAAAAATTTAGAAATTATCTGCGATCATATTCCCAAATGGTTTGATAAATCATTACCAGAAATAGGCTTTAATTACCAAATATCATCTAACACAAATGAATTAATGACTGTAAATATCTCCCCTTCTTAA